The genomic window CCATGTTGCGTGGCTTGCCCATGTCCTCCGCCTCGTCCAGCATGCCCTCCCCCTCAAGCAGGGCCCGCACCTCGGATTCCCGAAACCGGCGATGCCCGCCTGGAGTCCGGATGCTGCCTATCCGGCCGGCCGCCGCCCATCTCGTCACAGTCTTCGGGTCAACCCGAAACAGCGCGGCGACCTCACCCGGTGTCAGCAGGCGATCTCCAGTGTCCACAGCCCCCTCCTCGCGTCGACGAAGCCCCCGGCTGAACACACTGCCCCCGGCCGGTGCGAGCCCAGAGCCGTCATGAGGGACGTATGGCAATTACAGCACCAGCGAGCTGGCCTGTCCGCCAAACGCGAAAAACGCACGGCTTGAGAAGTTAGTAAATGGTACCGGCAGAGAACTCCCATGACCATCAGTTTGTGAATGGGTACATGTTGTCACCTTCAACTGATGCCGGCGTCGGACGTTACGCCCGGAGGGCTAGGGTCACACTCCGTGGACGCGATCGACCTGAGCCTTGTTGAGCTGCTGCGCGGCAATGCCCGCCTGTCGTACGCCGAGCTGGCCCGCCAGGTCGGCCTCTCCGCCCCGGCGGTACACGAACGGGTCGGCAAGCTGGAGTCCAGCGGGGTCATCCGGGCGTACCGGGCCGAGGTGGAGCCGGAGGCGATCGGGCTCGGCGTGACCGCGCTGATCGGCATCGTCGAGGACTCCGGCGGGGACACCGACGACGTGCTGGAGGCGTTCCGGCGGATGCCGGAGATCGAGTCCTGCTACTTCATGGCCGGGGTGGAGTCGTTCCTGCTGAAGGCGCGGGTGGGCACGATCGCCGAGCTGGAGCAGCTGATCGTCCGGCTGAACCGCACCCCGGGCGTGGCCTCCACCCGCACCGGGATCGCCCTGTCGACCAAGTGGGAGAACCGCCCCCAGCCCATCGCGCCCTCCGCCTCCTGACCCCGGGACGGGCGCTACCAAGCTGATGTCGTGAATGAGTCACCCGGGACCGGCGCTGGCGCGGGCCGGCTCCCGGCGATACCGTGCGTCGATGACGACGCCAGCGCCCGGAGCGGCCGCGGGGACCGGAGCGGCCGGAGCGCCGGGAGCGGCCGTGGTGACCGGGGCGGCGGGCGGGCTCGGACGGGCGATCGCCGCCGCCCTGCACGCCGACGGCTGGACCGTGCTCCTGACCGACCTGGACGCCGACGCGGTGGCCGCCGCCGCGGCGCCGTTCGGTGGCTGGTCCCGGGCACTGGACGTCCGCGACGAGGCGGCCTGCGCCGCGGTCGCCGCCGAGGCGGCGGGCGGGGCGGCCGGCGGGCTCGGGCTCTGGGTGAACAACGCCGGAATCCTGGTCACCGGGCCGTCCTGGACGCACGACGCGGCGACCCGCCGCCGGCTGGTCGAGGTGAACGCCCTCGGCGCGATGAACGGCACCCTCGCCGCGCTGGAGGTCATGCGGCCCCAGGGCCACGGGCACGTGCTCAACGTCGTCTCCCTCGCCGGGCTGATCGCCGCGCCCGGCGAGACGGTCTACGCCGCCAGCAAGCACGCCCTGCTCGCGTTCAGCCTGGGCACCCTGTCCGACCTGCGGATGGCCGGGCTCCGGGGTGTACACGTGTCCTGTCTCTGCCCGGACGGGATCTGGACGCCGATGTTGCACGACCGGCTCGACGACCCCGGCGCGCTGGCCTCCTTCACCGGGTCGATGCTGACGCCGGAGCGGGTGGCCGCGCGGGCCGCGCGGCTGGCCCGCCGGCCGCGTCCGGTGGTCAGCCTGCCGCGCTGGCGAGGCGCCCAGGTACGGCTCCTCGACGCGCTGCCCCGGCTGGCGCTCGCGCTGACCCCGGTGGTCCGGGCCACCGGCCGGGCCGGCCAGCGCCGGCAGCGCCGCCGGGTCGGCCCGAACCCGAGCTGACCTCGCTTGTAACGTTGCCGACGTGACACATCTGGACCGGTGCGACGAGGCCAGCCGGACGTGGGTGACCGAGGCGATCGCCACGGTCGAGGCCGACGCCAACCGGTCCGCCGACACCCACCTGCTGCCCTTCCCGCTGCCCCGCGCATGGGGCATCGACCTCTACCTGAAGGACGAGTCGGTGCACCCCACCGGCTCGTTGAAGCACCGGCTCGCCCGGTCGCTCTTCCTCTACGGGCTCTGCAACGGCTGGATCGGCCCGGACACCACCATCCTCGAGGCCTCCTCCGGCTCGACCGCCGTCTCCGAGGCGTACTTCGCCCGGATGCTGGGGTTGCCGTTCATCGCGGTCATGCCCGCCTCCACCTCGCCCGAGAAGATCGCCCAGATCGAGTTCCAGGGCGGCCGCTGCCACCTGGTCCAGGACCCGGCGAAGGTGGTGATCGAGGCGCGCTGGCTCGCCGAGGACTCCGGCGGGCACTTCATGGACCAGTTCACCTACGCCGAGCGGGCCACCGACTGGCGGGGCAACAACAACATCGCCGAGTCCATCTACGCGCAGCTTTCGCTGGAGCGGCACCCCGTGCCGGCCTGGGTGGTGGTGGGCGCCGGGACCGGCGGCACCAGCGCCACCATCGGCCGGTACGCCCGCTACCGGCGGCTGCCCACCAAGCTCTGCGTGGTCGACCCGGAGAACTCCGCCTTCTACCCGGCCTGGCAGGCCGGCGACTGGTCGGTGCGGACCGACCGCGGCTCCCGGATCGAGGGCATCGGCCGGCCCTCTGTCGAGGCGTCCTTCCTGCCCTCGGTGGTGGACCGGATGGTCCAGGTGCCGGACGCCGCCTCGCTGGCCGCCATGCGGGCCGGCTCCACCGTGCTCGGCCGCCGGGTCGGCGGCTCGACCGGCACCAACCTGTGGGGCGCGTTCGGACTGATCGCCGAGATGCTGGCGGTGGGGCGGACCGGGTCCGTGGTCACCCTCATCTGCGACGCCGGCGACCGGTACGCCGACACGTACTACGCCGACGACTGGGTGGCCCGGCAGGGGCTGGACCTCGCCCCGCACCTGGCCACCATCGACCGCTTCCTGGCCACCGGCGCCTGGCCGGCCTGACCAAGTCGGTCCGGGATCAGCGGGGGTCGACCCGCTCGGCGAGGCCCGGGTAGCGCACCACGAAGCCGTCCGGATCGACGTCCAGGTCCGCGGCGAAGGTGTCGCTGGCGAAGCGCACCCGGCCGGGCCCGAGCGACGTGTAGACCTGCTCGGCGGGAACCACGGCCAGGCTCGGCACGAGCACCCAGGCGACGTCCACCCGGCGGGCCTGGTCCGCCGGCACCCGGCTCAGCCCGAGGCGGCGTACCGGCAGGGTGTTGAAGAGCGGGGAGCCGCCCAGGTCGATGTCGAGCGCGTCCGCCAGTCGGTTCGGGTCGTCCGTGCCCGGCAGCCCAACCGGGGCGTGCCCGGCCGCCCGCAACGCCGCGTCCAGGTCACCCTCCTCGCCGGTCCGCACCCGCCAGCCGTCCCCGGCGCGTTCCAGCCGTACGCTCCGCGACCAGCCGGCCCCCTCGGCCGCCGCCTCCAGCCGGGTCGCCGCCCAGTCCGGGCCGACGGTGAGCTGGTACCGGCAGGTGTAGGGGATCGGGTCCACCGCCAGCGCCACGCCCCGCGCGGCGAGTCCCTGTTGGCCGTCGAGGACGACATGCTCCGCCCCGGCGATGTCCGTCCTGGTCCAGAAGAGCGACTTCGGCATGGTCGGCATGAACCGGACGTTACGCCACGGCGCGGACGCCGGCGCGGGATGCGGAAACGCCGCCGCGGAGCGAATGCTCCGCGGCGGCGTCCGGGCGTCAGGTCAGTGGGTACGCGCCGGCGGTCGCCCGCCGAAGCCCCGCCGGTCGTCGCGCGGCCGGTCGTCCTGGCCCCGACCCTCGGGACGGAACCCGCCCCGGCGGTCCGCCGACCGGAACTCGCCGCCCCGCTCGCCGAACGTACGCTCGTCCCGGGCGTCCCGGTCACCGAAGCGCCGCTCGCCGGTCGGCCGGTCCTCGAAGCGCCGCTCGCCGGTGGGGCGGTCGCCGAAGCGCCGCTCGCCGGTGGGGCGGTCCTCGAAGCGCCGCTCGCCGGTCGGGCGGCCGAAGCGCTGGTCGCCCCGGTCGCCGGACCGGCGCTCGCCGCGGCCGTCGAAGGAGCCGCGGTCGCCGAAGCGCCGGCCGTCCCGGTCGCCGAAGCGGCGCGGGCCGGACGGGCGGTCGCCGTAGCGGCGCTGCTCCTGCGGCTCCTGGCGGACCGGCACCCCGCTGGGCTCGCGCGCGCCGATCAGCTCCGCGAGGGCCGGGTCGCCGGCCCGGACCCGGGCCTCCGCCGGCGCGACTCCGGCCTTCTCCAGCATGGCCAGGGTGGTCCGGCGCTGCTTCGGCAGCACCAGGGTGGCCACCGCGCCCGACTCGCCGGCCCGGGCGGTACGCCCCGCCCGGTGCAGGTAGTCCTTCGGGTCCTTCGGCGGGTCGACGTGCAGCACCAGCGAGACCCCGTCGACGTGGATGCCGCGGGCCGCCACGTCGGTGGCGACCAGCACGTTCATCCGACCCTCGCGGAACTCGGCCAGGGTCTTGGTACGCATCCGCTGGGTCTTGCCGCCGTGCAGCCCACCGGCGCGTACGCCCACCGCGGCGAGCTGCTCGACCAGCCGGTCGACGCCGAGCTGGGTACGCGCGAAGAGCATCGTCCGGCCGGAGCGGGCAGCGATGGAGGCGGCGACCGCGAACTTGTCGTGCGGCGGGATCAGCAGCAGGTGGTGGTCCATGGTGGACACCGACGCGGTCGACGGCGCGGTCGAGTGGGTGACCGGGTCGGTCATGAACCGCTTGACCAGCGAGTCGACGTCGCCGTCCAGGGTGGCGGAGAAGAGCAGCCGCTGGCCGCCCGCCGGGGTCTTCGCCAGCAGGTCGGTGACCTCCGGCAGGAAGCCCATGTCGGCCATCTGGTCGGCCTCGTCGAGCACGGTGATCTCGATGTCGTCCAGGTTGCAGACGCCGCGCGAGACCAGGTCGCCGAGGCGGCCCGGGGTGGCGACGATGATCTCCACACCCCGGCGGAGCGCGTCGATCTGCCGGTCGTACGGCACGCCACCGACGGCGGTCTTGACGAAGATGCCGACGGCCTTGCCGAGCGGCATCAGCGCGTCGTTGACCTGCATGGCCAGTTCCCGGGTGGGCACCAGGATCAGGGCCCGGGGGTGCAGCGGGCGGGCCCGGTTGCGCTCGGCGAGCCGGGCGATCAGCGGCAGGCCGAAGGCGAGGGTCTTAC from Micromonospora kangleipakensis includes these protein-coding regions:
- a CDS encoding BldC family transcriptional regulator yields the protein MDTGDRLLTPGEVAALFRVDPKTVTRWAAAGRIGSIRTPGGHRRFRESEVRALLEGEGMLDEAEDMGKPRNMGPTASTGPGPANAGMY
- a CDS encoding Lrp/AsnC family transcriptional regulator, which codes for MDAIDLSLVELLRGNARLSYAELARQVGLSAPAVHERVGKLESSGVIRAYRAEVEPEAIGLGVTALIGIVEDSGGDTDDVLEAFRRMPEIESCYFMAGVESFLLKARVGTIAELEQLIVRLNRTPGVASTRTGIALSTKWENRPQPIAPSAS
- a CDS encoding SDR family NAD(P)-dependent oxidoreductase — translated: MTTPAPGAAAGTGAAGAPGAAVVTGAAGGLGRAIAAALHADGWTVLLTDLDADAVAAAAAPFGGWSRALDVRDEAACAAVAAEAAGGAAGGLGLWVNNAGILVTGPSWTHDAATRRRLVEVNALGAMNGTLAALEVMRPQGHGHVLNVVSLAGLIAAPGETVYAASKHALLAFSLGTLSDLRMAGLRGVHVSCLCPDGIWTPMLHDRLDDPGALASFTGSMLTPERVAARAARLARRPRPVVSLPRWRGAQVRLLDALPRLALALTPVVRATGRAGQRRQRRRVGPNPS
- a CDS encoding PLP-dependent cysteine synthase family protein, whose product is MTHLDRCDEASRTWVTEAIATVEADANRSADTHLLPFPLPRAWGIDLYLKDESVHPTGSLKHRLARSLFLYGLCNGWIGPDTTILEASSGSTAVSEAYFARMLGLPFIAVMPASTSPEKIAQIEFQGGRCHLVQDPAKVVIEARWLAEDSGGHFMDQFTYAERATDWRGNNNIAESIYAQLSLERHPVPAWVVVGAGTGGTSATIGRYARYRRLPTKLCVVDPENSAFYPAWQAGDWSVRTDRGSRIEGIGRPSVEASFLPSVVDRMVQVPDAASLAAMRAGSTVLGRRVGGSTGTNLWGAFGLIAEMLAVGRTGSVVTLICDAGDRYADTYYADDWVARQGLDLAPHLATIDRFLATGAWPA
- a CDS encoding putative glycolipid-binding domain-containing protein, coding for MPKSLFWTRTDIAGAEHVVLDGQQGLAARGVALAVDPIPYTCRYQLTVGPDWAATRLEAAAEGAGWSRSVRLERAGDGWRVRTGEEGDLDAALRAAGHAPVGLPGTDDPNRLADALDIDLGGSPLFNTLPVRRLGLSRVPADQARRVDVAWVLVPSLAVVPAEQVYTSLGPGRVRFASDTFAADLDVDPDGFVVRYPGLAERVDPR
- a CDS encoding DEAD/DEAH box helicase, giving the protein MTTFADPGTSPSAHDAPAQENRADVDTPDFAALGLPRQLVAALARQGITTPFEIQRATLPDALAGHDVLGRGQTGSGKTLAFGLPLIARLAERNRARPLHPRALILVPTRELAMQVNDALMPLGKAVGIFVKTAVGGVPYDRQIDALRRGVEIIVATPGRLGDLVSRGVCNLDDIEITVLDEADQMADMGFLPEVTDLLAKTPAGGQRLLFSATLDGDVDSLVKRFMTDPVTHSTAPSTASVSTMDHHLLLIPPHDKFAVAASIAARSGRTMLFARTQLGVDRLVEQLAAVGVRAGGLHGGKTQRMRTKTLAEFREGRMNVLVATDVAARGIHVDGVSLVLHVDPPKDPKDYLHRAGRTARAGESGAVATLVLPKQRRTTLAMLEKAGVAPAEARVRAGDPALAELIGAREPSGVPVRQEPQEQRRYGDRPSGPRRFGDRDGRRFGDRGSFDGRGERRSGDRGDQRFGRPTGERRFEDRPTGERRFGDRPTGERRFEDRPTGERRFGDRDARDERTFGERGGEFRSADRRGGFRPEGRGQDDRPRDDRRGFGGRPPARTH